From one Paramormyrops kingsleyae isolate MSU_618 chromosome 1, PKINGS_0.4, whole genome shotgun sequence genomic stretch:
- the tprkb gene encoding EKC/KEOPS complex subunit TPRKB isoform X2, with amino-acid sequence MPINLKNVVTQCLFKDVKNAAELRKAAIGGEISCALINPSMVVGPFQVQIAANKALHLQRVGKMKTRSLYSEVIFNLCPTNNISEAFKKFGTSDSDSAVLIALIHTEEDSHNIDAICAKVDGQQIPVEHLATISDIPKVKKVYKVTLAEEACGSLLDAVVCRMAVKDVL; translated from the exons ATGCCCATCAATCTGAAAAA TGTCGTGACCCAGTGCCTGTTTAAGGATGTTAAAAACGCGGCGGAGCTGCGGAAAGCGGCCATTGGAGGGGAGATCAGCTGCGCACTAATAAACCCGTCAATG GTGGTCGGTCCGTTTCAGGTTCAGATTGCTGCAAATAAAGCACTTCATCTGCAAAGGGTTGGGAAAATGAAGACAAGGAGTCTTTATTCTGAAGTAATATTTAATCTTTGTCCTACAAATAAC ATATCAGAGGCTTTCAAAAAGTTTGGCACCTCCGACAGCGACAGTGCCGTTCTTATTGCCCTGATTCATACGGAAGAGGACAGTCATAATATAGATGCCATTTGTGCCAAGGTGGATGGTCAGCAGATTCCAGTTGAGCATCTTGCCACCATCAGCGACATCCCAAAAGTGAAAAAG GTGTATAAGGTGACACTCGCAGAGGAGGCTTGTGGAAGCTTGCTGGATGCTGTGGTCTGCAGAATGGCAGTGAAGGATGTCCTTTAG
- the tprkb gene encoding EKC/KEOPS complex subunit TPRKB isoform X1, producing the protein MEMQLTQQLELFPDSVVTQCLFKDVKNAAELRKAAIGGEISCALINPSMVVGPFQVQIAANKALHLQRVGKMKTRSLYSEVIFNLCPTNNISEAFKKFGTSDSDSAVLIALIHTEEDSHNIDAICAKVDGQQIPVEHLATISDIPKVKKVYKVTLAEEACGSLLDAVVCRMAVKDVL; encoded by the exons ATGGAAATGCAGCTAACCCAGCAGCTGGAATTGTTTCCCGACAGTGTCGTGACCCAGTGCCTGTTTAAGGATGTTAAAAACGCGGCGGAGCTGCGGAAAGCGGCCATTGGAGGGGAGATCAGCTGCGCACTAATAAACCCGTCAATG GTGGTCGGTCCGTTTCAGGTTCAGATTGCTGCAAATAAAGCACTTCATCTGCAAAGGGTTGGGAAAATGAAGACAAGGAGTCTTTATTCTGAAGTAATATTTAATCTTTGTCCTACAAATAAC ATATCAGAGGCTTTCAAAAAGTTTGGCACCTCCGACAGCGACAGTGCCGTTCTTATTGCCCTGATTCATACGGAAGAGGACAGTCATAATATAGATGCCATTTGTGCCAAGGTGGATGGTCAGCAGATTCCAGTTGAGCATCTTGCCACCATCAGCGACATCCCAAAAGTGAAAAAG GTGTATAAGGTGACACTCGCAGAGGAGGCTTGTGGAAGCTTGCTGGATGCTGTGGTCTGCAGAATGGCAGTGAAGGATGTCCTTTAG